A single window of Streptomyces cathayae DNA harbors:
- a CDS encoding GntP family permease — MTVAAIGIAVLLFLIIRVRVEPFVSLLLVSAVVAFAAGIPLAEIVPAMEDGVGRSLAHVAPIVGLGALLGKLLEVSGGARVLADRLLGWFGERRAPAALGLTGIIFGIPVFFDVGVLVIAPLVFAAAASGRKGMLWYALPAAGGLAIVHGLLPPHPGPVAASGLMGANIGLVILIGAVCTVPAYLVGFVYARWIARRIEVPVLQPALGTTGRHEDAAALASPAAGASALGLGTVVTIIAVPIGLILVQTFSSLLVDGADNAFTKIAGFIGSPLIALLIGVLFAMVVLSSRYGWSRTNLTQVADSALRPVGMILLVVGAGGVFGSVLTASGIGKILAEGLAGSGLPLILLAFVIAYLLRLAQGSATVATVAAAGIVAGLVEKAGLPDGQVAALVVAISAGAISTSHVNDAGYWLVTRLFGIPEKDSLRSWTVMTTLMGFTSFAAVAGLSLLL, encoded by the coding sequence ATGACCGTCGCCGCGATCGGCATCGCCGTCCTGCTCTTCCTGATCATCCGGGTGCGGGTCGAGCCGTTCGTGTCCCTCCTGCTGGTCAGTGCGGTGGTCGCCTTCGCGGCCGGGATACCGCTCGCCGAGATCGTGCCGGCCATGGAGGACGGTGTCGGGAGATCACTCGCCCACGTCGCGCCGATCGTGGGGCTCGGCGCGCTGTTGGGCAAACTGCTGGAGGTCTCGGGCGGCGCACGCGTGCTGGCCGACCGGCTGCTGGGATGGTTCGGTGAGCGTCGGGCGCCGGCAGCGCTGGGACTCACCGGCATCATCTTCGGCATTCCGGTCTTCTTCGACGTCGGTGTGCTCGTCATCGCTCCCCTCGTCTTCGCCGCTGCTGCGTCCGGGCGCAAGGGCATGCTCTGGTACGCACTTCCCGCCGCCGGCGGCCTGGCGATCGTGCACGGTCTCCTGCCGCCGCACCCCGGCCCGGTCGCCGCGTCCGGACTGATGGGCGCCAACATCGGTCTGGTCATCCTGATCGGAGCGGTCTGTACCGTACCGGCGTACCTGGTCGGCTTCGTCTATGCCAGGTGGATCGCCCGGCGTATCGAAGTCCCGGTCCTCCAGCCCGCGCTCGGCACCACCGGCCGGCACGAGGACGCGGCGGCGCTCGCCTCACCGGCCGCCGGCGCATCGGCGCTGGGTCTGGGCACGGTCGTGACCATCATCGCCGTGCCCATCGGACTGATCCTGGTGCAGACGTTCTCCTCGCTGCTGGTCGACGGCGCGGACAACGCCTTCACGAAGATCGCGGGATTCATCGGGTCGCCGCTGATCGCCCTGCTGATCGGTGTGCTGTTCGCCATGGTGGTGCTCAGCTCCCGGTACGGCTGGAGCAGGACGAACCTCACGCAGGTCGCCGACAGCGCGCTGCGTCCGGTCGGCATGATCCTCCTCGTCGTCGGGGCGGGTGGCGTGTTCGGGTCGGTGCTCACCGCCAGTGGGATCGGGAAGATCCTGGCCGAGGGACTGGCCGGGTCAGGCCTGCCGTTGATCCTCCTGGCGTTCGTGATCGCCTACCTGCTGCGGCTGGCCCAGGGGTCCGCCACAGTGGCCACCGTGGCGGCCGCCGGGATCGTGGCCGGCCTCGTGGAGAAGGCCGGGCTGCCCGACGGACAGGTCGCCGCCCTGGTCGTCGCGATCAGTGCCGGAGCCATCTCGACCTCGCACGTCAACGACGCCGGCTACTGGCTCGTCACCAGGCTGTTCGGGATACCCGAGAAGGACAGCCTGCGGTCGTGGACCGTCATGACGACGCTCATGGGCTTCACGTCGTTCGCCGCCGTGGCCGGCCTCAGTCTTCTGCTCTGA